A window from Polyangium spumosum encodes these proteins:
- a CDS encoding SNF2-related protein: MSDRGLRRLLGARTFLRGLEYFRRRVVEDIDVQEMSASGVVRASDSEPYPVKVELTPDGIKSYCSCPTFSKGGQHCKHVAALLITLRDQARGSQPRPGPMPAPMLPQTAHAGGDALKRVRRRDRPRGTQPPLGMTGPGAPMAHMGGSERTSMAAMGPPGSSVITAPQQDATAKQTGIGAWLPPEGLGGSRRVEFRLHVRQGALTVTVLDADARVPILPSTALAWQALYPTPDRDALRLLARLESGNPRHPAVDVRGEDVAELLPSLEGQRVLLEPALMQLRFTEEPLRPRFDLETVGGDTIIVKASFERPSDKRRFSLLQGGWFEGWPGWHVDTQEGIARRIDKRVSPAAMRRLLRSPTIAEPMRDLVRLIMQGLPKVALEVGAELPDLAQIADVVDLPPTFRMRAGGSLVEAHVQLYAAYGEEEVQVRADGISPPVLVQPPEEGMKRARCVRVDIAAQQEAAVHLLGLGLKPDETGQEFVATGDAAIRFWSEGLAELPDTWDLFVPEDLVDTQVRHKPLGVFAKVTSGMDWLNVKLSFESEGIAVDRDELRRCLTEGKKYVRLEDGSFAPLDPDTIRAMLDREIELMTAAGRTGKLPLAHAGRIQELLSQVSGASVGQGARELFQKLSSIDEIESTKKPRALKATLRPYQEAGLSWLKFIHDIGSGGVLADDMGLGKTVQTIALLLSVKQEEKHVKALIVAPTSVVTNWERELARFAPTLRVALWHGADRKDQIEEVHEAEVIITSYALLRRDEEFLAKLDLTYAILDEAQHIKNPLSATAAAAKRLKARRRLALTGTPIENRLSEIWSIFDFVSPGLLGALDKFEARLARPIEAGDYKAAQRLRSIIHPFILRRTKQEVAKDLPEKIETDQICDLTGDQRSIYMQVAREVRAQVLGEVERVGIAKSQLQILAGLTRLRQAACDPRLLGLPREFSDEDSGKLVALRELVSNAVEGGHKVLVFSQFVMMLKIIERAMKEDGVPYEYLDGATKDRMERVERFQNDPTVPVFLISLKAGGTGLNLTAADTVIHFDPWWNPAVEQQATDRAHRIGQTRVVTAYRLVAEGTIEEKILLLKQKKRELVASVLSEDTGGAKKLTKADVEELFAVD, encoded by the coding sequence TTGAGCGACCGCGGGCTGCGCCGTTTGCTCGGCGCCCGCACGTTCCTCCGAGGCCTCGAATACTTCCGCCGCCGCGTCGTCGAGGACATCGACGTCCAGGAGATGAGCGCGAGCGGGGTCGTCCGCGCGAGCGACTCGGAGCCCTACCCGGTGAAGGTCGAGCTCACGCCGGACGGCATCAAGTCCTACTGCTCGTGCCCGACGTTCTCGAAGGGGGGCCAGCACTGCAAGCACGTCGCGGCGCTGCTGATCACGCTGCGAGATCAGGCCCGCGGCTCGCAGCCCCGCCCCGGACCCATGCCCGCCCCGATGCTGCCGCAGACGGCGCACGCCGGCGGCGACGCCCTCAAGCGCGTGCGCCGACGGGATCGGCCGCGTGGCACGCAGCCGCCGCTCGGAATGACCGGCCCGGGCGCCCCGATGGCGCACATGGGCGGAAGCGAGAGGACCTCGATGGCCGCGATGGGACCGCCCGGCTCGTCCGTGATCACCGCGCCGCAGCAGGACGCGACCGCCAAGCAAACCGGCATCGGCGCATGGCTGCCGCCCGAGGGGCTCGGCGGCTCGCGCCGCGTGGAGTTCCGCCTGCACGTCCGCCAGGGCGCGCTCACCGTCACGGTGCTCGACGCGGACGCGCGCGTGCCCATCCTGCCCTCGACGGCCCTCGCCTGGCAGGCGCTTTATCCGACGCCCGATCGTGACGCTTTGCGCCTGCTCGCCCGCCTGGAGAGCGGCAACCCGCGCCACCCCGCGGTCGACGTGCGCGGCGAGGACGTCGCCGAGCTCCTGCCTTCGCTCGAAGGCCAGCGTGTCCTGCTCGAGCCCGCGCTCATGCAGCTCCGCTTCACCGAGGAGCCGCTGCGCCCGCGCTTCGACCTGGAGACGGTCGGCGGCGACACGATCATCGTGAAGGCGAGCTTCGAGCGCCCGAGCGACAAGCGCCGCTTCTCGCTCTTGCAAGGCGGCTGGTTCGAGGGCTGGCCGGGCTGGCACGTCGACACGCAGGAGGGCATCGCGCGGCGGATCGACAAGCGCGTCTCGCCCGCCGCGATGCGCCGGCTCTTGCGCTCACCGACGATCGCCGAGCCGATGCGCGACCTCGTGCGCCTGATCATGCAGGGCCTGCCCAAGGTCGCGCTGGAGGTCGGCGCGGAGCTGCCGGATCTCGCGCAGATCGCCGACGTCGTCGACCTCCCGCCCACCTTCCGCATGCGCGCGGGTGGCTCGCTCGTCGAGGCGCACGTGCAGCTCTACGCCGCGTATGGCGAGGAGGAGGTCCAGGTCCGCGCCGACGGCATCTCGCCGCCCGTGCTCGTGCAGCCGCCCGAGGAGGGCATGAAGCGCGCGCGGTGCGTGCGCGTCGACATCGCGGCGCAGCAGGAGGCGGCGGTGCACCTGCTCGGCCTCGGCCTCAAGCCCGACGAGACGGGCCAGGAGTTCGTGGCGACGGGCGACGCGGCCATCCGCTTCTGGAGCGAGGGCCTGGCGGAGCTGCCCGACACCTGGGATCTCTTCGTCCCCGAGGACCTCGTCGACACGCAGGTCCGCCACAAGCCGCTCGGCGTCTTCGCGAAGGTCACGAGCGGCATGGACTGGCTCAACGTGAAGCTCTCGTTCGAGAGCGAGGGCATCGCCGTCGATCGCGACGAGCTTCGCCGCTGCCTCACCGAGGGCAAGAAGTACGTGCGCCTCGAGGACGGCTCGTTCGCGCCGCTCGATCCGGACACGATCCGGGCGATGCTCGACCGCGAGATCGAGCTCATGACGGCGGCCGGTCGCACGGGGAAACTCCCGCTCGCGCACGCGGGCCGCATCCAGGAGCTGCTCTCGCAGGTGAGCGGCGCGAGCGTGGGCCAGGGCGCGCGCGAGCTCTTCCAGAAGCTCTCGAGCATCGACGAGATCGAGAGCACGAAGAAGCCGCGCGCGTTGAAGGCGACCTTGCGCCCTTACCAGGAGGCGGGTCTGTCGTGGCTCAAGTTCATCCACGACATCGGCTCCGGCGGCGTGCTCGCGGACGACATGGGCCTCGGCAAGACGGTGCAGACGATCGCGCTGCTCCTCAGCGTCAAGCAGGAGGAGAAGCACGTCAAAGCGCTGATCGTGGCGCCGACGAGCGTCGTGACGAACTGGGAGCGCGAGCTCGCCCGGTTCGCGCCGACGCTCCGGGTGGCGCTCTGGCACGGCGCGGATCGCAAGGACCAGATCGAGGAGGTCCACGAGGCCGAGGTCATCATCACGAGCTACGCGTTGCTCCGTCGCGACGAGGAGTTCCTGGCGAAGCTCGACCTCACCTACGCGATCCTCGACGAGGCGCAGCACATCAAGAACCCGCTCTCCGCGACGGCCGCGGCCGCGAAGCGCCTGAAGGCGCGCAGGCGGCTCGCGCTCACGGGCACGCCGATCGAGAACCGGCTCTCCGAGATCTGGTCGATCTTCGACTTCGTCTCCCCGGGCCTGCTCGGCGCGCTCGACAAGTTCGAGGCGCGGCTGGCGCGCCCGATCGAGGCCGGCGACTACAAGGCCGCGCAGCGCCTGCGCTCGATCATCCACCCCTTCATCCTGCGTCGCACGAAGCAGGAGGTCGCGAAGGATCTGCCCGAGAAGATCGAGACCGATCAGATCTGCGATCTCACGGGGGATCAGCGCTCGATCTACATGCAGGTCGCGCGTGAGGTGCGGGCGCAGGTGCTCGGCGAGGTGGAGCGCGTGGGCATCGCCAAGAGCCAGCTCCAGATCCTCGCGGGCCTCACGCGGCTGCGCCAGGCGGCCTGTGATCCGCGGCTGCTCGGCCTGCCGCGCGAGTTCTCGGACGAGGACTCGGGCAAGCTCGTGGCGCTGCGCGAGCTCGTCTCGAACGCGGTGGAGGGTGGCCACAAGGTGCTCGTCTTCAGCCAGTTCGTGATGATGCTGAAGATCATCGAGCGGGCGATGAAGGAGGACGGCGTGCCTTACGAGTACCTCGACGGCGCGACGAAGGACCGCATGGAGCGCGTCGAGCGCTTCCAGAACGATCCGACGGTGCCGGTCTTCCTGATCAGCCTGAAGGCCGGCGGCACGGGCCTGAACCTGACGGCGGCGGACACGGTCATCCACTTCGATCCGTGGTGGAACCCGGCCGTGGAGCAGCAGGCGACGGATCGCGCGCACCGCATCGGTCAAACGCGCGTCGTGACGGCGTATCGTCTCGTCGCGGAGGGGACGATCGAGGAGAAGATCCTGCTGCTCAAGCAGAAGAAGCGCGAGCTCGTGGCCTCGGTCCTCAGCGAGGACACGGGCGGCGCCAAGAAGCTCACGAAGGCCGACGTGGAGGAGCTGTTCGCGGTGGATTGA
- a CDS encoding sodium/proton-translocating pyrophosphatase, translated as MTELALILGISLLGIGFAGYLARWVLGCPTGEGDMPRVAARIRAAADYFTKRLRSTILAVSAVPGGGIFLAYGLARQKPEAQAFPPLELGAWLTLSFALGVGSAVAAAHVAAWTAARANVRAASGARRSLDHALQIAIRGGAVSGLFAVSLGLVGLVGLFALVFATKGGFSAEPGAALKLAPSIPLVIAGYPLGGAFAALVAELGGGAFAKSADMGADLAGRELGLPEDDVRNPATIADLAGDCAGEAAGKAASTFASTVAENLGAMLLAAAVFRQNEGIPSVLSIMLFPVVMRAFGVLAAMFGVMVVRTDDREDPMNALARGLYVTALLGLVGAAGAAKWLLGRHWLWFFGAATVGIAAGLLLLFVAQYYTEHRYRPVREIAEAARVGSPLVLLRGAAVGLEGALAPLVVLGVAVASAHVLGARTGLDGGGALGIAVATMGLLGMAAYALAMSGFGPIIDSAGGIVEMTIARERPDVRGRTVVLDAVGNTAKSFARAHAGAAALLATSMLVSVWLDEARRRVAAGKPAAAAAGSALSVGRPEVYLGAAIGVVLVVWFASRVLGSVSRAARRVLDEARRQINAPSSLGASSGAWTPPHPRASRSSAAPNNPRAGHAAPDLDACVELGSRAALGSAITPALVAASVPIAVGLGLRFAGTEDNPLAVADAVAALILAATIAGVLGALLLGNAGGAWDNAKKYIVTGAHGGRYLVDETGARVDNPTYIAAAIGDTVGDPLKDAAGPAIHVLVKMLPVVTIVFLPFFV; from the coding sequence ATGACCGAGCTCGCGCTCATCCTCGGCATCAGCCTGCTCGGCATCGGGTTCGCGGGGTACCTCGCGCGCTGGGTGCTCGGTTGCCCCACGGGGGAGGGGGACATGCCGCGCGTCGCCGCGCGCATCCGGGCCGCCGCGGACTACTTCACGAAGCGGCTGCGCAGCACCATCCTGGCCGTCTCGGCCGTGCCCGGCGGCGGGATCTTCCTCGCCTACGGCCTCGCCCGGCAGAAGCCCGAGGCGCAAGCCTTCCCGCCGCTCGAGCTCGGCGCATGGCTCACGCTCTCCTTCGCCCTCGGCGTCGGCTCGGCCGTCGCCGCCGCCCACGTGGCCGCCTGGACCGCCGCCCGCGCCAACGTGCGCGCCGCCAGCGGCGCCCGGCGCTCGCTCGATCACGCGCTGCAGATCGCCATCCGCGGCGGCGCCGTGTCGGGCCTCTTCGCCGTCTCGCTCGGGCTCGTCGGGCTCGTCGGCCTCTTCGCGCTGGTCTTCGCCACGAAGGGCGGCTTCTCGGCCGAGCCCGGCGCCGCGCTGAAGCTCGCCCCCTCGATCCCGCTCGTGATCGCCGGTTACCCGCTCGGCGGCGCGTTCGCCGCGCTCGTCGCCGAGCTCGGCGGCGGCGCCTTCGCGAAGAGCGCGGACATGGGCGCCGACCTCGCGGGCCGGGAGCTCGGCCTGCCCGAGGACGATGTCCGCAACCCCGCCACGATCGCCGATCTCGCGGGCGACTGCGCAGGCGAGGCGGCCGGGAAGGCCGCGTCCACGTTCGCCTCGACGGTCGCCGAGAACCTCGGCGCGATGCTGCTCGCGGCCGCGGTCTTCCGCCAGAACGAGGGCATCCCGAGCGTGCTGTCGATCATGCTCTTCCCGGTCGTGATGCGCGCCTTCGGCGTGCTGGCCGCGATGTTCGGGGTGATGGTCGTGCGCACGGACGACCGCGAAGACCCGATGAACGCGCTCGCCCGCGGCCTGTACGTGACGGCGCTGCTCGGCCTGGTGGGCGCGGCGGGCGCGGCGAAGTGGCTGCTCGGGCGGCACTGGCTCTGGTTCTTCGGCGCGGCCACCGTGGGCATCGCCGCGGGGCTCCTCCTGCTCTTCGTGGCGCAGTACTACACCGAGCACCGCTACCGGCCCGTCCGCGAGATCGCGGAGGCCGCGCGTGTCGGCTCGCCGCTCGTGCTCCTGCGCGGGGCCGCCGTGGGGCTCGAGGGCGCGCTCGCTCCGCTCGTGGTCCTCGGCGTGGCCGTGGCCTCGGCGCACGTGCTCGGCGCGCGCACCGGGCTCGACGGCGGCGGCGCGCTCGGCATCGCCGTCGCGACCATGGGCCTGCTCGGCATGGCCGCGTATGCGCTCGCGATGTCCGGGTTCGGACCGATCATCGACAGCGCGGGCGGGATCGTGGAGATGACCATCGCCCGCGAGCGGCCCGACGTCCGCGGGCGGACGGTGGTGCTCGACGCGGTCGGCAACACGGCCAAGTCCTTCGCCCGCGCGCACGCGGGCGCGGCGGCGCTGCTCGCGACCTCGATGCTCGTGTCGGTCTGGCTGGACGAGGCGCGGCGGCGCGTCGCGGCGGGCAAACCGGCGGCGGCGGCGGCGGGCAGCGCCCTCTCGGTCGGCCGGCCGGAGGTCTACCTGGGCGCGGCGATCGGGGTCGTCCTGGTCGTATGGTTCGCGTCGCGGGTCCTCGGCAGCGTGTCACGCGCGGCCAGGCGCGTGCTCGACGAGGCGCGCCGGCAGATCAACGCGCCGTCGTCGCTCGGGGCGAGCAGCGGGGCGTGGACGCCGCCGCATCCGCGGGCCTCGCGGTCGAGCGCCGCGCCGAACAACCCACGCGCGGGGCACGCGGCGCCCGACCTGGACGCTTGCGTGGAGCTCGGCAGCCGCGCCGCGCTCGGGTCGGCGATCACGCCGGCCCTGGTCGCCGCCTCGGTGCCGATCGCGGTGGGACTGGGCTTGCGCTTCGCCGGAACGGAAGATAATCCTCTAGCCGTTGCCGACGCGGTCGCCGCCTTGATCCTGGCCGCGACGATCGCAGGCGTCCTGGGCGCGCTCCTGCTCGGCAATGCAGGGGGTGCCTGGGACAACGCGAAGAAGTACATCGTGACCGGGGCTCACGGCGGGCGGTACCTCGTCGACGAGACCGGCGCGCGGGTCGACAACCCGACCTACATCGCGGCGGCCATCGGCGACACGGTAGGCGATCCCCTGAAGGACGCCGCCGGGCCCGCGATCCACGTCCTCGTGAAAATGCTCCCCGTGGTCACGATCGTGTTCTTGCCGTTCTTCGTTTAG
- a CDS encoding TolC family protein: MVSSPSRSASSPTPRRARRALAAWTLLLLAGAPVAASAQPAQPAQPAQPAQPAQPAAPVAPAPPPPAVDRLAEALAPQAGGLTPDEAARIALRTRPSLRAKQAELRAAAARVDQALLNYLPRVTVNAGYTRLSRVQNVLGQPGTAYVGTNLDPANPQVIPVQQGPLVSRPCPPPLSGNCVTDIAGTPITAVETPAFTFPVLLNSYSLTATLALPISDYVLRISQGYAAASHAESAKRLEVEAEGLQIAADAKVAYYNWVRAKGSAVVAAEAVAQAEAHLKDAQLTFNAGLASKADVLRLEAQVASAQQLQADADALTSLAEEQLRISLALPPGKPLVIGVDVLHTSVDPSTAQLTALQDEALARRLEIRALDETEYSLKKQVSLARANYLPRIDGFAEGQYQNPNQRVFPQTDEFRFTWHAGVRLSWTINDTLTAIPQVTEAKSRVEQIAAQKEQLVQGLKLEVASAFAELKRAEANIDAADRGLAAAEEGLRVQNELFRAGRATGVALVDAEAEVTRARLRRVDARVGILVARTRLEHATGRDVEKNAAAPR, translated from the coding sequence ATGGTGTCCTCTCCCTCCCGCTCCGCCTCCTCGCCCACGCCCCGCCGCGCACGACGCGCCCTCGCGGCGTGGACGCTCCTGCTCCTCGCCGGCGCGCCCGTCGCGGCGTCTGCGCAACCTGCGCAACCTGCGCAACCCGCGCAACCTGCGCAACCCGCGCAACCCGCGGCGCCCGTCGCCCCGGCGCCGCCGCCTCCCGCGGTTGATCGCCTCGCCGAGGCCCTCGCGCCCCAGGCCGGAGGCCTGACCCCGGACGAAGCGGCGCGCATCGCGCTTCGCACCCGCCCGTCGCTGCGCGCGAAGCAAGCGGAGCTGCGCGCCGCCGCCGCGCGTGTTGATCAGGCGCTCCTGAACTACCTGCCGCGCGTGACCGTGAACGCGGGCTACACGCGCCTGTCGCGCGTGCAGAACGTCCTCGGTCAGCCGGGCACCGCCTACGTCGGCACGAACCTCGACCCGGCGAACCCGCAGGTGATCCCCGTGCAACAAGGGCCGCTCGTGTCGAGGCCTTGCCCGCCGCCCCTGTCGGGCAACTGCGTCACGGACATCGCGGGCACGCCGATCACGGCGGTGGAGACGCCGGCGTTCACGTTCCCCGTGCTGCTGAACTCGTACTCGCTGACGGCGACGCTCGCGCTGCCGATCTCGGACTACGTGCTGCGCATCTCGCAGGGCTACGCGGCGGCCTCACACGCCGAGAGCGCGAAGCGGCTGGAGGTCGAGGCCGAGGGGCTGCAGATCGCGGCGGACGCGAAGGTCGCCTACTACAACTGGGTCCGCGCCAAGGGCAGCGCCGTGGTCGCGGCGGAGGCCGTCGCGCAGGCCGAGGCGCACCTGAAGGACGCGCAGCTCACGTTCAACGCGGGCCTCGCGTCGAAGGCCGACGTGCTGCGCCTCGAAGCGCAGGTCGCGTCCGCGCAGCAGCTCCAGGCCGACGCGGACGCGCTCACGTCCCTCGCCGAGGAGCAGCTCCGCATCTCGCTCGCGCTGCCGCCGGGCAAGCCGCTCGTGATCGGCGTGGACGTGCTGCACACGTCGGTGGATCCGAGCACGGCGCAGCTCACGGCGCTGCAGGACGAGGCGCTCGCGCGCAGGCTGGAGATCCGCGCGCTCGACGAGACGGAGTACTCGCTGAAGAAGCAGGTGTCGCTCGCCCGCGCCAACTACCTGCCGCGTATCGACGGCTTCGCCGAGGGGCAGTACCAGAACCCGAACCAGCGCGTCTTCCCGCAGACCGACGAGTTCCGGTTCACGTGGCACGCAGGCGTCCGGCTCTCGTGGACGATCAACGACACGTTGACCGCGATCCCGCAGGTGACCGAGGCGAAGTCACGCGTCGAGCAGATCGCCGCGCAGAAGGAGCAGCTCGTGCAAGGGCTGAAGCTCGAGGTGGCGTCGGCGTTCGCGGAGCTGAAGCGCGCCGAGGCGAACATCGACGCGGCCGACCGCGGGCTCGCCGCGGCAGAAGAAGGGCTGCGCGTGCAGAACGAGCTGTTCCGCGCAGGACGCGCGACGGGCGTGGCCCTCGTCGACGCCGAGGCCGAGGTGACACGCGCGCGCCTGCGCCGCGTGGACGCGCGCGTCGGGATCCTCGTGGCCCGCACGCGGCTCGAGCACGCGACGGGGCGCGACGTCGAGAAGAACGCGGCGGCGCCGCGGTAG
- a CDS encoding c-type cytochrome: MRTHLRRPLALLLVSLAGAGIAAGCSGIDHSFVPNQDITVAAVTPPAISGGTLAIAGDGKTAVAADPDRDMVWIVDLEAGSLKSQVALEEGDEPGRVAIDKSGRAHVALRSGGAVASIDVAGGKLIERRQVCAAPRGITYEETNDRLHVACHTGELVTLPAGGGAATRVLKLERDLRDVVVHGDKLLVSRFRSAEVLVVGVDGKIWQREAPRKLEGFDPNFGIESNFEPAVAWRMVSRPSGGAIMVHQRGTASPVVIEQPGGYGSGGGCDGSIVQTTVTEVEPGEETVPIVIPTLPGSALSGAALPVDIAISPNQNEVTIVAAGNNTILRTTRSSIAASKGPECDPSFGEAVPGQPIAAQYFSGGQLAVQLREPAAIYLVDKQKTITLPGETRRDTGHDVFHKSATGFNSLACASCHPEAMDDARTWNFNPIGPRRTQSIRGGILATAPLHWDGDMEDLGHIMSEVFVNRMGGAPLGPRQSRLVGRWIDAQPVLPKAEVADTSAVERGKELYFDAKVGCASCHSGEKLTNNDWADVGTGKAFQVPTLMGIGDRAPFMHDGCAPTLRDRFNPACGGGDKHGVTSHLTTAQVDDLVTYLETL, translated from the coding sequence ATGCGAACTCATCTTCGACGCCCGCTCGCCCTGCTCCTCGTCTCCCTCGCCGGCGCCGGCATCGCCGCCGGCTGCTCCGGCATCGACCATTCCTTCGTTCCCAACCAGGACATCACCGTCGCCGCCGTCACGCCACCTGCCATCTCAGGTGGCACCCTCGCCATCGCAGGTGACGGCAAGACCGCCGTCGCCGCCGACCCGGACCGCGACATGGTCTGGATCGTCGACCTCGAAGCCGGCTCCCTGAAGAGCCAGGTGGCCCTCGAGGAAGGCGACGAGCCCGGCCGCGTGGCCATCGACAAGTCCGGCCGCGCCCACGTGGCCCTGCGCTCCGGCGGCGCCGTCGCGTCGATCGACGTGGCCGGCGGCAAGCTGATCGAGCGCCGGCAAGTCTGCGCAGCCCCGCGCGGCATCACCTACGAAGAAACCAACGACCGGCTCCACGTCGCCTGCCACACGGGCGAGCTCGTGACCCTGCCCGCCGGCGGCGGCGCCGCGACGCGGGTGCTGAAGCTGGAGCGCGACCTGCGCGACGTGGTCGTGCACGGCGACAAGCTGCTCGTGAGCCGCTTCCGCTCGGCCGAGGTCCTCGTCGTCGGCGTCGACGGCAAGATCTGGCAACGCGAAGCCCCGCGGAAGCTGGAGGGCTTCGACCCGAACTTCGGCATCGAGTCGAACTTCGAGCCCGCCGTGGCCTGGCGCATGGTGTCGCGGCCGAGCGGCGGCGCCATCATGGTCCACCAGCGCGGGACGGCCTCCCCGGTGGTGATCGAGCAGCCCGGCGGCTACGGCAGCGGCGGCGGCTGCGACGGGAGCATCGTGCAAACGACGGTGACGGAGGTGGAGCCCGGCGAAGAGACGGTGCCCATCGTGATCCCGACGCTGCCCGGCTCGGCCCTCTCGGGCGCAGCCCTGCCCGTGGACATCGCGATCTCACCGAACCAGAACGAGGTGACGATCGTGGCCGCCGGCAACAACACGATCCTGCGCACGACCCGCAGCTCGATCGCAGCCAGCAAAGGCCCGGAGTGTGATCCCTCGTTCGGCGAAGCCGTGCCCGGTCAGCCCATCGCCGCGCAATACTTCAGCGGCGGGCAGCTCGCCGTGCAGCTCCGCGAGCCCGCCGCGATCTACCTGGTCGACAAGCAAAAGACGATCACGCTGCCCGGCGAGACCCGCCGCGACACGGGCCACGACGTGTTCCACAAGAGCGCGACGGGCTTCAACTCGCTCGCCTGCGCCTCCTGCCACCCGGAGGCGATGGATGACGCCCGGACGTGGAACTTCAACCCGATCGGCCCGCGCCGCACGCAGTCGATCCGCGGCGGCATCCTGGCCACGGCGCCGCTGCACTGGGACGGCGACATGGAAGACCTCGGCCACATCATGAGCGAGGTCTTCGTGAACCGCATGGGCGGCGCGCCCCTCGGCCCGCGCCAATCCCGCCTCGTCGGCCGCTGGATCGACGCACAACCGGTGCTGCCGAAGGCCGAGGTCGCCGACACGTCGGCCGTGGAGCGCGGCAAGGAGCTCTACTTCGACGCAAAGGTCGGCTGCGCGAGCTGCCACAGCGGCGAGAAGCTGACGAACAACGACTGGGCCGACGTGGGCACCGGCAAGGCCTTCCAGGTGCCGACGCTGATGGGCATCGGCGACCGCGCCCCCTTCATGCACGACGGCTGCGCCCCGACGCTGCGCGACCGCTTCAACCCGGCCTGCGGCGGCGGCGACAAACACGGCGTGACGTCGCACCTGACGACTGCACAGGTGGATGACCTGGTCACGTATCTCGAGACGCTGTGA
- a CDS encoding tyrosine-type recombinase/integrase, with protein sequence MGRARKGTWKRSGDHFLVYVTLPQSAVPGVKERRLPGIVVPKGINGRAPTDADLDKLAKLYTDRPDLALARLAEEGRLPGWVPIELVPRDALLRGATANPSAASAAGSLLETVASYADRWLAWRDKQGNGSISCYTSGLKVHALRVKVDDGTIGEKPIAALTRDDVKRVAAYFRNEAAADRLAANTASRYFSYFRTMLATASDADGDPDLYVRPDNPALGVKGPPTPKKQTRACFYPEEFLRFVACEAISIRTRRLVALAVYLMCRLSELARLRCEDIDLAHERITISRSYDRKRKREKAPKNGRGRSFTLETNVLPLLQVMIDDAGGRGLICPINVYKVSDAFSKYLDRAGLTRPDLRQRTRMHIPLTMHGLRATGATWAARSGRYGAIELRRILGHQKQETTDVYFDEAQLMGRNVGEVFPPLPASLLNRSGKRANGG encoded by the coding sequence ATGGGACGAGCGCGCAAGGGCACGTGGAAGCGATCGGGCGATCACTTCCTGGTCTACGTCACCCTTCCACAGTCGGCCGTGCCGGGTGTGAAGGAACGGCGCCTGCCTGGGATCGTGGTCCCGAAGGGGATCAACGGTCGGGCCCCCACCGACGCCGACCTTGACAAACTGGCCAAGCTCTACACCGACCGTCCAGACCTCGCGCTGGCTCGCTTGGCGGAAGAGGGACGCTTGCCTGGCTGGGTGCCGATCGAGCTTGTGCCCCGCGATGCCCTGCTCCGCGGAGCGACGGCGAACCCCAGCGCGGCGAGCGCGGCCGGCTCGCTTCTCGAAACGGTCGCGAGCTACGCCGATCGCTGGCTCGCGTGGCGCGACAAGCAAGGGAACGGATCGATCTCCTGCTACACGTCGGGCCTGAAGGTGCACGCGCTCCGCGTGAAGGTGGACGACGGGACGATCGGAGAGAAGCCGATCGCCGCGCTCACGCGTGATGACGTCAAGCGCGTCGCCGCCTACTTCCGGAACGAAGCAGCGGCCGATCGGCTCGCGGCGAACACCGCGTCTCGCTACTTCTCCTACTTCCGCACGATGCTCGCCACGGCATCGGACGCGGATGGAGACCCGGATCTCTACGTTCGGCCGGACAATCCCGCGCTAGGCGTGAAGGGTCCCCCCACGCCGAAGAAGCAGACGCGCGCTTGCTTCTACCCCGAGGAGTTCCTCCGGTTCGTGGCGTGCGAGGCGATCTCCATCCGCACGCGTCGTCTCGTCGCGCTCGCGGTGTACCTCATGTGCAGGTTGAGCGAGCTCGCCCGTCTGCGATGCGAGGACATCGATCTCGCACACGAGCGGATCACGATCTCTCGCTCGTACGATCGGAAGCGCAAGCGAGAGAAGGCCCCCAAGAACGGGCGCGGGCGATCGTTCACGCTCGAAACAAACGTGCTCCCGCTCTTGCAGGTGATGATCGACGATGCGGGAGGGCGTGGCCTCATCTGTCCGATCAACGTCTACAAGGTGTCGGACGCGTTCAGTAAGTACCTCGACCGCGCGGGGCTGACGCGCCCGGACCTACGCCAGCGAACGAGGATGCACATCCCGTTGACCATGCACGGCTTGCGAGCGACGGGCGCGACGTGGGCGGCGCGGTCGGGACGTTACGGGGCGATCGAGCTGCGCCGGATCCTCGGGCACCAGAAGCAGGAGACGACGGACGTCTACTTCGATGAGGCCCAGCTCATGGGGCGGAACGTGGGCGAGGTGTTCCCCCCGCTGCCCGCTTCACTCCTGAATCGTTCCGGAAAGCGTGCGAACGGGGGGTAA
- a CDS encoding helix-turn-helix domain-containing protein, with protein MASHELPPEVITALATLLRYAGSIMREANEASPSGNGGGFYDAKTAPMGPTAFLRLAREGAFKATKVGRKVLARKDEVDAWIESRATIAPHRSTREAAASDGYGDALALHEAIRAAGHHVPLRRSRRAGKARR; from the coding sequence ATGGCCTCCCACGAATTGCCCCCCGAGGTGATCACGGCGCTCGCCACGTTGCTCCGCTATGCCGGGAGCATCATGCGTGAGGCCAACGAGGCGAGCCCCAGCGGCAACGGCGGGGGCTTCTACGACGCGAAAACGGCGCCCATGGGTCCCACGGCATTTCTACGGCTCGCGCGGGAAGGGGCATTCAAGGCGACCAAGGTCGGGCGCAAGGTGCTGGCTCGTAAAGACGAGGTCGACGCCTGGATCGAATCTCGCGCGACCATCGCGCCGCATCGCTCGACGCGCGAGGCGGCTGCTTCGGACGGGTATGGAGACGCGCTCGCATTACACGAGGCGATCCGGGCCGCCGGTCACCATGTTCCGCTGCGCCGCTCGCGACGCGCGGGAAAGGCGCGCCGATGA